The following coding sequences are from one Arachis hypogaea cultivar Tifrunner chromosome 7, arahy.Tifrunner.gnm2.J5K5, whole genome shotgun sequence window:
- the LOC112701622 gene encoding transcription factor bHLH51-like, with protein HYYAPNSNNNSSFSVPTQIVPHAYDSAFASLQFQYPWPLAFEGFPEDRAASASKSHSQAEKRRRDRINAQLATLRKLIPKSDKMDKAALLGNVVYHVKDLKRKAMDVSKSIIVPSEIDEVTIIECDPDQDESYAKVKILKHNIVISVCCDDRPELFSELIQVLKGLRLINQDHNIFRSSKQLTEVAKQKQQNILKIKNIRKSESKIKKAA; from the exons cattactATGCACCAAACAGTAACAATAATTCTTCCTTTTCAGTACCAACACAGATAGTGCCTCATGCCTATGACTCAGCCTTTGCCTCTCTTCAATTCCAATATCCATGGCCTTTAGCCTTTGAAGGGTTTCCAGAAGATAGAGCTGCAAGTGCTTCTAAGAGCCATAGCCAAGcagagaaaagaagaagggacagGATCAATGCACAGCTTGCAACTCTTAGAAAACTGATTCCTAAGTCTGATAAG ATGGACAAGGCTGCATTACTAGGGAATGTAGTATATCATGTGAAGGATCTAAAGCGAAAAGCGATGGATGTGAGCAAAAGCATCATAGTTCCAAGTGAAATTGATGAAGTAACAATAATAGAGTGTGACCCTGATCAAGATGAAAGCTATGCTAAAGTGAAGATACTGAAGCACAACATTGTAATTTCAGTTTGTTGTGATGATAGACCTGAACTTTTCAGTGAACTCATTCAAGTCCTAAAAGGGTTGAGGCTCATAAATCAAGATCATAACATATTCAGAAGCAGCAAACAGCTAACAGAAGTAGCAAAACAGAAGCAGCAAAACAtactcaaaataaaaaacatcagAAAATCAGAATCCAAAATCAAGAAGGCAGCATAG
- the LOC140174412 gene encoding uncharacterized protein yields MVMKEFRPISLCNVIYQILTKVLVNRFRPFLAEVIGPLQRGFIPGRGTNENIIIAQEILNFMHKTKSKKGTMTFKIDLEKAYDRILELFTKASELKVNLAKSKAQCSKNITQRRKEVLSRVSQIHLTQNIGRYLGVNIGHDRAAKKTVEEVIDKVQRRLASWKGRLLNKAGRLCFVKSMLTSIPVYNMQVAFFPSYACEKIDSMMKQFLWKGQTDGRGLPLVNWTKVVTPRKHGGLGVRDFRCANIALLGKLVWQLLHYKEKLWVQLLTKKYLAAGKGFVEVIGAFYVWKSVIKAFNSLKEGFVWCCGTLDQSLWFDQWSSLEIAIGPKLFEISSTLRSSRLKILKGNLSGSLHPMALSRSTVMRVFFSESSELVLGLMLAWETGCQRVICETDSLDTYLVLSNIIDHTTHEVKDIVLKLKTPRSFVQRLGGPVSSDSKGS; encoded by the exons ATGGTCATGAAAGAATTTAGGCCTATAAGCCTATGTAATGTCATATACCAAATTTTAACTAAGGTCCTTGTTAATCGCTTTCGCCCTTTCCTTGCGGAGGTCATTGGTCCCCTTCAAAGGGGATTTATCCCGGGGAGAGGAACGAATGAGAATATCATTATTGCGCAAGAGATCCTTAATTTTATGCACAAGACCAAGTCCAAGAAAGGTACTATGACTTTCAAAATTGATTTAGagaaggcatatgatagg ATTCTTGAACTCTTTACAAAGGCATCTGAATTGAAAGTTAATCTGGCCAAATCAAAGGCTCAATGCTCTAAGAACATCACTCAACGGAGGAAGGAGGTCTTGTCAAGGGTTTCTCAGATTCACTTAACTCAGAACATAGGCAGATATTTGGGAGTAAACATTGGTCACGATAGAGCGGCAAAAAAGACGGTGGAAGAGGTTATTGACAAGGTCCAAAGGAGGCTAGCTAGCTGGAAAGGTAGGCTACTTAACAAGGCAGGAAGGTTATGTTTTGTTAAGTCAATGTTGACTTCCATTCCAGTGTATAATATGCAAGTAGCCTTTTTCCCCTCTTATGCTTGTGAAAAAATTGATTCGATGATGAAACAATTTCTTTGGAAGGGTCAGACTGATGGGAGGGGACTACCCCTCGTGAATTGGACTAAGGTTGTCACTCCGAGAAAACACGGAGGCCTAGGGGTGAGGGACTTTAGGTGTGCAAACATTGCCCTTCTAGGAAAGCTTGTTTGGCAACTTCTTCACTACAAAGAAAAACTATGGGTACAACTCTTAACCAAGAAGTATCTGGCTGCTGGGAAAGGTTTTGTGGAGGTTATTGGGGCTTTCTATGTTTGGAAAAGTGTGATTAAAGCATTCAATAGCTTGAAAGAGGGCTTTGTGTGGTGCTGTGGTACTTTGGATCAATCCTTATGGTTTGATCAATGGTCTTCTTTGG AGATTGCGATAGGGCCAAAGCTGTTTGAAATATCATCGACCCTTCGTTCATCGAGACTAAAG ATATTGAAAGGAAATTTAAGTGGGAGCCTCCACCCAATGGCACTTTCAAGGTCAACTGTGATGCGAGTCTTCTTCAGTGAGTCCAGTGAGCTAGTTTTG GGGCTGATGTTAGCCTGGGAAACTGGTTGTCAGAGGGTTATTTGTGAAACGGACTCGCTCGATACTTACCTTGTGTTGAGTAACATCATCGACCACACAACACATGAGGTGAAGGATATtgtgttaaaacttaaaactcCAAGATCTTTTGTCCAAAGACTGGGAGGTCCAGTTTCATCTGATTCGAAAGGAAGCTAA